A part of Hydrogenobacter sp. T-8 genomic DNA contains:
- a CDS encoding sodium-dependent transporter: MRKREVWASKIGLIFAAAGNAIGLGNLLRFPSKVALYGGGAFMVPYFVALFLLGIPLMILEWVIGRYAGSKGHGSMTGIMGSLFHHANWARVLGSIGVAIPFLIVCYYIYIESWTLGFAVLSLFGQLPHPVDSTDPKTAMQPYVDFFKGYTEPSYLAIFFLTITLAVNWYILQRGVVKGIELTAKVGIPALLLMGIFLAIVSLSIRGGKGLEGLLFIYTPDFSRIYDPQVWLEASGQIFFTLSLGMGAIATYASYVKAREDVLKAGLWTAGLNEFVEVVIGASIAIPAAFAMFGAVAVPELAKEGTFRLGFMSMPAVLMALPLSWLLSAVWFFLLFIAALTSSLALIQPLIALFEDEMRWSHKKAVNVSMLMVSAGAFLSAFLPGFIDEVDFWAGTFMLVFFALIEIIVFVWIFGVNRFHHELTRDVFIKVPKSLVYFFAIVSSIFLVILLYQWGVVQAPKVLSQGGVDVVIARMFIISTLVLFAFIAIESRRRYLSGPHI, translated from the coding sequence ATGAGGAAAAGGGAAGTATGGGCTTCTAAGATAGGTCTCATATTCGCCGCAGCGGGGAATGCTATAGGTCTTGGAAATCTCCTTAGGTTTCCATCTAAGGTAGCTCTCTACGGCGGTGGTGCCTTTATGGTTCCCTACTTTGTGGCTCTTTTCCTCCTCGGCATACCTTTGATGATACTGGAGTGGGTTATCGGTAGGTATGCGGGTTCAAAGGGGCATGGCTCTATGACTGGCATTATGGGTTCTCTTTTCCATCATGCCAACTGGGCGAGGGTGTTGGGTTCCATAGGTGTAGCAATACCCTTTCTCATAGTGTGCTACTACATATACATTGAGTCTTGGACGCTGGGTTTTGCAGTGCTTTCTCTTTTTGGACAACTGCCACATCCTGTGGATAGCACCGACCCCAAAACCGCCATGCAACCCTACGTGGACTTCTTTAAAGGCTACACAGAACCCTCATACTTGGCTATATTCTTTCTTACTATTACCCTTGCGGTTAACTGGTATATACTCCAAAGGGGTGTGGTAAAGGGTATTGAGCTTACCGCAAAGGTAGGCATTCCCGCACTTTTACTCATGGGTATTTTCCTTGCCATAGTCTCTCTTTCCATAAGAGGTGGTAAAGGCTTAGAGGGTCTGCTTTTCATATACACTCCCGATTTTAGCAGGATATATGACCCTCAGGTTTGGCTTGAGGCATCGGGGCAGATATTCTTTACCCTTTCTCTCGGAATGGGTGCTATTGCCACTTACGCCAGCTATGTAAAGGCAAGGGAAGATGTTCTAAAGGCTGGTCTTTGGACTGCAGGTCTTAATGAGTTTGTTGAGGTGGTCATAGGTGCCAGCATAGCAATCCCAGCGGCCTTTGCTATGTTCGGGGCTGTGGCGGTGCCAGAGCTCGCAAAGGAAGGCACCTTTAGGCTGGGCTTTATGTCTATGCCTGCGGTTCTTATGGCTCTGCCTTTGAGCTGGCTTTTGTCTGCGGTATGGTTTTTCCTGCTTTTTATCGCAGCACTAACATCAAGCCTTGCTCTCATACAACCTCTAATAGCACTCTTTGAAGATGAGATGAGATGGTCTCACAAAAAGGCGGTAAATGTCTCTATGCTTATGGTTTCCGCTGGTGCTTTTCTTTCTGCCTTTCTTCCTGGGTTTATAGATGAGGTGGACTTTTGGGCTGGAACCTTTATGCTTGTGTTCTTTGCCCTCATAGAGATAATAGTTTTTGTGTGGATATTTGGAGTTAATAGGTTTCATCACGAGCTCACAAGGGATGTTTTCATAAAAGTTCCCAAGTCCTTGGTATATTTCTTTGCCATAGTATCTTCCATATTTTTGGTAATACTCCTCTACCAGTGGGGGGTAGTGCAAGCACCCAAGGTGCTATCTCAGGGTGGTGTGGATGTAGTTATTGCACGAATGTTTATAATCTCCACCCTTGTCCTGTTCGCCTTTATTGCCATAGAAAGCAGAAGAAGATACCTTTCTGGACCGCATATATGA
- a CDS encoding PDC sensor domain-containing protein, protein MKEIQLAQLATGIPRIEYNLGIREALKAFEEYGIYDFLVVVMDNRPIGIVSKLDLIKAQHREYLTVGDLAHPLMKLRNATLKPEHLTSLLDFFNTYKSPILLVDKKGSYMGILFYHVVLYHASLFKEATVPMFQKIRSLFGQEYYFYCFYIKGLREFVEEYGSSKGESLQRVLYEDVKNSIQGDVSLSYEENEVYALSKVKLKEGEIMDLYREFQREFSLLYADAKPVYLLGYCIPMKDLKNFEDFFRLSSELKKRMEDVHDASCFIFHEEKPSVVLCEYERRELIHHIRNRIKQDFESIVESLKKTDRDLWEFVLYDFFKKYPYFELFYIIGESGLQVSNNVVNPRLTYTVKTGKKGADRSEKEYFKRAGYEDVYISNIYISQATDDFCITVSKKFSYGEKSYVLAGDINYREVHKLVKGYAEELKADR, encoded by the coding sequence ATGAAAGAGATCCAGCTTGCTCAACTTGCTACAGGTATTCCAAGGATAGAATACAATCTTGGTATAAGAGAGGCTTTAAAAGCCTTTGAAGAGTATGGTATTTATGACTTCCTGGTTGTGGTAATGGATAACAGACCTATAGGCATAGTGAGCAAGCTCGACCTTATCAAGGCTCAACATAGAGAATACTTAACGGTGGGAGACCTTGCCCATCCTCTGATGAAGCTGAGGAATGCAACTCTAAAGCCAGAACACCTAACATCCCTTTTGGACTTTTTTAACACCTATAAATCACCTATCCTGCTTGTGGACAAGAAGGGTTCATACATGGGTATCCTTTTCTACCATGTGGTTCTATACCATGCAAGCCTTTTTAAAGAGGCTACAGTTCCCATGTTCCAGAAGATAAGGTCTCTTTTTGGTCAGGAGTATTACTTTTACTGCTTTTACATAAAGGGTCTGAGAGAGTTTGTGGAAGAATATGGGTCTTCAAAGGGTGAAAGCCTTCAAAGAGTCCTGTATGAAGATGTAAAAAACAGTATACAAGGAGATGTGAGCCTCTCTTACGAAGAGAATGAAGTCTATGCCCTTTCTAAGGTAAAGCTAAAAGAGGGAGAGATAATGGATCTATACAGAGAATTTCAGAGAGAATTTTCCTTGCTTTATGCGGATGCAAAACCTGTTTATCTCCTCGGTTATTGTATACCCATGAAGGATTTGAAAAATTTTGAGGATTTTTTCAGGCTAAGCTCAGAGTTAAAGAAGAGAATGGAAGATGTCCATGATGCATCTTGCTTTATATTTCACGAAGAAAAACCTTCAGTGGTTTTGTGTGAATATGAAAGGAGAGAGCTTATACATCACATAAGAAACAGAATAAAACAAGATTTTGAAAGTATAGTGGAAAGCCTAAAGAAGACAGACAGAGACCTCTGGGAGTTTGTTCTGTATGACTTCTTTAAGAAATATCCTTACTTTGAGCTTTTCTACATAATAGGAGAGAGCGGTCTTCAGGTTTCTAACAACGTGGTAAACCCAAGGCTCACCTACACGGTAAAGACCGGCAAAAAGGGGGCAGACAGGTCAGAAAAGGAATACTTTAAAAGGGCAGGTTACGAAGATGTATACATCTCCAACATATACATATCACAGGCAACCGACGACTTTTGCATAACCGTCTCAAAAAAGTTCAGCTATGGGGAAAAGAGCTATGTGCTTGCAGGGGACATAAACTACCGAGAGGTGCATAAATTGGTAAAGGGTTATGCGGAAGAGCTCAAGGCTGATAGGTAG
- a CDS encoding acetoin utilization protein AcuC, which yields MRKSSRLIGSYAYRNLRYTKNHPLRIPRVSLLLELLKAMGLLTEAELVESRPAQWKELKLFHEEEYLRALEECDHCQCVKREHRERFNIGTYENPVSPAMWRGSLLATGSSVQAVELFLEGFTTFNPAGGMHHAYPSRANGFCFINDPGVALQYLLSKGYKRILYIDLDAHHCDGVQDFFYEDDRVFVLSLHQSPEYAFPFKRGFIHERGFGRGKGYNLNIPLPKGLNDREFLFVLEKLLPKLADLFKPEVYILQLGTDVLSEDYLSKFELSNWGFLKAFDLIRDILGEGIYLGGGGYHPIALARAWSLLWCRMSGRDIPKSLNQKARELLLSVDFEEFDDEVDRSYMYELLLDMPREGSVREEVKRVVKEAITYYE from the coding sequence ATGCGGAAGAGCTCAAGGCTGATAGGTAGCTACGCATACAGAAACCTAAGATACACCAAGAACCATCCTCTTAGAATACCAAGGGTTTCTCTCCTGCTTGAACTTTTAAAGGCTATGGGTCTCCTCACAGAGGCGGAGCTTGTAGAAAGCAGACCAGCCCAGTGGAAGGAGTTGAAGCTTTTCCATGAGGAAGAGTATCTCAGAGCCCTTGAAGAGTGCGACCACTGTCAGTGTGTAAAGAGAGAGCATAGAGAGAGGTTTAACATAGGCACCTATGAGAACCCAGTGTCTCCAGCCATGTGGAGGGGTTCTCTGCTTGCCACTGGTTCTTCCGTGCAGGCGGTGGAGCTGTTTCTTGAGGGTTTTACCACCTTTAATCCTGCGGGTGGTATGCACCACGCTTATCCCTCAAGAGCAAACGGCTTTTGTTTTATAAACGACCCTGGCGTAGCCCTCCAGTATCTCCTTTCAAAGGGTTATAAGAGAATCCTATACATAGACCTTGATGCACACCACTGCGACGGAGTGCAAGACTTTTTCTACGAGGATGACCGGGTGTTTGTCTTGTCCCTGCATCAGTCTCCTGAGTATGCCTTTCCCTTCAAGAGAGGCTTTATCCATGAGCGAGGCTTTGGAAGAGGTAAAGGCTACAATCTCAACATACCACTACCAAAAGGGCTCAATGACAGGGAGTTTCTGTTTGTTCTTGAAAAGCTATTGCCAAAATTGGCAGACCTTTTTAAGCCAGAGGTATATATCCTCCAACTTGGCACCGATGTTCTAAGTGAGGATTACCTTTCTAAGTTTGAGCTTTCCAACTGGGGCTTTCTTAAGGCTTTTGACCTAATAAGAGATATCCTTGGAGAGGGTATATATCTTGGAGGTGGAGGCTATCATCCTATTGCACTCGCAAGAGCTTGGTCTCTTCTATGGTGTAGAATGTCGGGAAGGGACATACCCAAAAGCCTAAACCAAAAGGCAAGGGAACTTTTGCTTTCTGTAGACTTTGAAGAGTTTGACGATGAGGTAGATAGGAGCTATATGTATGAACTGCTTTTAGATATGCCAAGAGAAGGAAGTGTTAGAGAGGAGGTGAAAAGGGTTGTTAAAGAGGCTATAACCTATTATGAATGA
- a CDS encoding SCO family protein has translation MRHLSGGLLALLLFFITAFSQEGSTGIPPNEGKTLGRELPDVLLVDSKGREFNLHSLKGKPVVLSPIYTHCNSACPIITDSLKKVIPFLGKPGQDFWVLSFTFDPSDGQEDIRAFQEKYGLDGEGWKVVRAKTKEDLFRLVDAIDFRFMSIPETKDFVHPNLVVFVSPDMKIKKYVYGVVFDKKEMAKALQYSLGAKNFLEDFKSFLFFLGLVGLAFSGLYLVITSAKILHKREAQKNFHS, from the coding sequence GTGCGCCATTTGTCTGGAGGGCTTTTAGCCCTCCTCCTTTTTTTTATTACCGCCTTTTCCCAGGAGGGTTCAACGGGAATACCTCCTAACGAAGGTAAAACCCTTGGCAGAGAGCTTCCAGATGTTCTTCTGGTAGACTCTAAAGGAAGAGAGTTTAACCTTCACAGCCTAAAGGGGAAGCCCGTAGTCCTGAGCCCCATCTACACACACTGCAACTCCGCCTGTCCCATAATAACGGACTCCCTAAAAAAGGTAATTCCTTTCCTTGGAAAGCCAGGGCAAGACTTTTGGGTTCTCTCCTTTACCTTTGACCCATCTGACGGACAAGAGGACATTAGAGCCTTTCAGGAGAAATATGGTCTTGACGGTGAAGGCTGGAAGGTGGTTAGGGCAAAGACAAAAGAGGACCTTTTTAGGCTCGTGGATGCTATAGACTTTAGGTTTATGTCCATTCCTGAGACGAAGGATTTTGTTCATCCTAACCTTGTGGTGTTTGTGTCTCCAGATATGAAGATTAAAAAGTATGTGTATGGTGTGGTCTTTGATAAAAAGGAGATGGCTAAGGCTCTACAATATTCCTTAGGTGCCAAAAACTTCTTGGAAGATTTCAAAAGTTTTCTTTTCTTCCTTGGGCTCGTGGGATTGGCTTTTAGCGGTCTTTACCTTGTGATAACCAGTGCAAAGATCCTTCACAAGAGGGAAGCACAGAAGAATTTTCATTCATAA
- a CDS encoding cbb3-type cytochrome c oxidase subunit I, whose product MKVDKTIRNIIVAEIVFPILFLVFGIYHGLMQVLYRAGVIKDMSVGGIEYYQGLTLHGVINAIVFTTIIIVALGNIVFLYYLKKPLRPAVQWLSLILMFGGTLMAAWAMFTGKANVLYTFYPPLIAHWSFYLGAALLIIGSIVPLFFDWLPNYILWKRENPGQKVPFAVYGMLINHIMWVIMVVPVVIEVLFQLLPLSLGLVQEINPSLARTLFWAFGHPVVYFWLLPAYVMLYTVLPKIVTGDGKLYSDGAARFVFILFLIFSFPVGLHHQFTEPGITNNYKLIHALFTFGVAVPSMITAFTVAASLEYSIKSKYPEVRNSLFYWWTKIPYISLEGNKWLVSYFMAGLFLFFVGGITGIVNASYNMNQVVHNTSFVPGHFHTTVGGLVTLVFLGMSLFFLSQLTGKEIRFKGLAVLAPWLWWQGMLIFEYAMSIAGFHGFPRRTNTGISYLNPESPIYRPEWVGYAELSVFAGVLIVVGFIFWAVSFFGTLLSPATKEAELEVPTAEPYHDEKMPALQKLTPWVVFSSLLFLVSYIPALYDVTKRGVFFDSPGYNDKSPAPITKPQSAKDEKKEMAEVIK is encoded by the coding sequence ATGAAGGTGGATAAAACAATAAGAAACATCATAGTGGCGGAAATAGTTTTTCCCATCTTGTTCCTTGTTTTTGGTATATACCACGGTCTTATGCAGGTGCTTTACAGGGCTGGGGTTATAAAAGACATGTCAGTGGGTGGCATAGAATACTATCAGGGGCTTACTCTACACGGTGTCATAAACGCTATAGTCTTTACCACCATAATCATAGTTGCCCTTGGAAATATCGTATTTCTCTATTATCTGAAGAAGCCTCTTAGACCTGCTGTGCAATGGCTAAGCCTTATTCTCATGTTTGGTGGCACGCTTATGGCAGCTTGGGCTATGTTCACTGGTAAAGCAAATGTGCTTTATACCTTCTATCCTCCCCTTATAGCCCATTGGAGCTTTTATCTTGGTGCTGCACTACTGATAATAGGTTCTATAGTTCCTCTTTTCTTTGACTGGCTACCCAATTACATCTTATGGAAAAGAGAGAACCCTGGTCAAAAGGTCCCTTTTGCAGTTTACGGCATGCTAATAAACCACATCATGTGGGTAATAATGGTGGTGCCAGTGGTTATTGAAGTTCTCTTCCAACTCCTTCCTCTTTCCCTTGGTCTTGTTCAGGAAATAAATCCATCTCTTGCCAGAACCCTCTTCTGGGCGTTTGGACACCCAGTAGTTTACTTCTGGCTTCTGCCAGCTTATGTAATGCTTTACACAGTCCTTCCAAAGATAGTCACAGGTGATGGCAAACTCTATTCTGATGGTGCTGCGAGGTTTGTGTTTATACTCTTCCTTATCTTTTCCTTCCCTGTAGGTCTTCACCACCAGTTTACAGAACCCGGAATAACCAACAATTACAAACTTATACATGCCCTTTTCACCTTCGGTGTGGCTGTTCCAAGCATGATAACCGCCTTTACTGTTGCTGCATCTCTTGAATACTCCATAAAATCTAAATACCCAGAAGTTAGAAACTCCCTTTTCTATTGGTGGACAAAAATACCCTACATAAGCCTTGAGGGTAATAAGTGGCTTGTTTCTTACTTCATGGCGGGTCTTTTCCTTTTCTTTGTTGGAGGTATAACGGGCATAGTAAACGCTTCTTACAACATGAACCAAGTTGTCCACAACACTTCTTTTGTGCCGGGCCACTTTCATACTACCGTTGGCGGTCTTGTGACGCTCGTTTTCCTCGGTATGTCCCTTTTCTTCCTTTCTCAGCTTACTGGAAAAGAGATAAGGTTCAAAGGCCTTGCGGTGTTAGCTCCATGGCTCTGGTGGCAGGGTATGCTTATATTTGAATATGCCATGTCTATTGCAGGCTTTCATGGGTTTCCAAGAAGAACAAACACAGGCATATCTTATTTAAACCCAGAATCACCCATTTACCGACCAGAATGGGTAGGTTATGCGGAACTTTCCGTGTTTGCAGGGGTGCTTATAGTGGTTGGCTTTATCTTCTGGGCGGTTTCCTTTTTTGGAACATTGCTATCTCCAGCTACTAAGGAGGCGGAGCTTGAAGTTCCCACTGCGGAGCCGTATCATGATGAGAAGATGCCAGCACTTCAGAAACTTACCCCTTGGGTTGTTTTCAGCTCCTTGCTCTTTCTCGTGTCTTACATACCAGCACTATACGACGTTACAAAGAGGGGTGTATTCTTTGATTCCCCTGGCTATAACGATAAAAGCCCAGCACCTATAACAAAACCTCAGTCCGCAAAGGATGAAAAGAAGGAAATGGCAGAGGTTATTAAATGA
- a CDS encoding cytochrome c oxidase subunit II, producing the protein MDKAEKTALVLAVGFLGFFASLLVYAAKVLNIDVPTCITDVKPFTEGKVIQHAPNRYEIHYLAKMWYFEPADVEIPAGSVVDIYLTSGDVIHGFQIDGTNVNLMAIPGTVAYARYKFDKPGVYHIVCHEYCGIGHQDMATKIVVK; encoded by the coding sequence ATGGATAAGGCGGAAAAGACAGCCCTTGTGCTTGCGGTGGGTTTTCTTGGTTTCTTTGCAAGTTTGCTGGTCTACGCAGCAAAGGTTCTCAACATCGATGTTCCCACATGCATAACCGATGTAAAACCCTTTACAGAAGGGAAGGTAATCCAGCACGCTCCCAACAGATACGAGATTCACTATCTTGCTAAAATGTGGTATTTTGAGCCAGCGGATGTGGAAATACCAGCAGGTTCTGTAGTGGATATTTACCTAACCAGCGGTGATGTTATACATGGCTTTCAGATTGACGGGACAAACGTTAACCTAATGGCGATTCCAGGAACTGTTGCCTATGCGAGGTATAAGTTCGACAAGCCGGGCGTTTATCACATAGTCTGCCATGAATACTGTGGTATAGGACATCAAGACATGGCTACAAAAATAGTTGTTAAGTAA
- the thiS gene encoding sulfur carrier protein ThiS, with product MRIIVNGKLLEVEEDISLLALLEKNRIEIRPVGLAVAVNEEIVPKSKYEEYKLKEGDRVEIVNIVGGG from the coding sequence ATGAGGATCATAGTTAACGGTAAGCTATTGGAGGTGGAAGAGGATATAAGTCTACTTGCTCTTTTAGAGAAAAACCGCATAGAGATAAGACCAGTAGGTCTTGCAGTGGCGGTAAACGAAGAGATAGTGCCAAAGAGCAAATACGAAGAATATAAGCTCAAGGAGGGAGACAGGGTTGAAATAGTAAACATCGTAGGAGGTGGATAG